Proteins from a genomic interval of Fusarium oxysporum Fo47 chromosome I, complete sequence:
- a CDS encoding uncharacterized protein (expressed protein), with product MGCCFSLPEPPPPRRSKSKPKGYIVLPNGARVKPRTDGPPRHGREHSHRHNHRHSHNHGHGHGHKHSHHHGHHRHHHRESSPSGTTLVPNQGEPEAGNEQ from the coding sequence ATGGGATGTTGCTTCAGCCTCCCGGAACCGCCACCGCCCAGGCGGTCTAAATCAAAACCGAAGGGATATATCGTGCTTCCCAATGGGGCTCGTGTAAAACCCCGTACTGATGGCCCACCCAGACATGGCCGCGAGCATAGCCATCGACATAACCATCGACATAGCCATAATCATGGTCACGGACATGGCCATAAACATAGTCATCACCATGGTCATCACCGCCATCATCACAGGGAATCAAGTCCGTCTGGGACAACTCTTGTGCCCAACCAAGGAGAGCCAGAAGCTGGCAATGAGCAATGA